One Micromonospora eburnea genomic region harbors:
- a CDS encoding NCS2 family permease, with translation MSVTTQDPAAPVESAEPAERGRLDRFFEITRRGSTVKREVLAGITTFATMAYIVVLNPLIIGTAPDADGKILGMGAVAGVTALVAAVMTIMMGIVGRVPFGVATGLGLNAFVAYAVASQMSWAEAMGLVVIEGLIITVLVLTGFRKAVFRAIPAELKAAIAAGIGLFIALIGFVDGGFVRAGSGVPLQLGSGPNGTLHGWPTVVFLVGLLVTGILVARKVKAGVLIGIVATTVLAVIVNALAKPGGAVLADGKPNPDGWRLNVPTLPDPLWQKPDLHLVGNVSFGAFANVGLMTALLLVFTLVLADFFDVMGTTVGLAKQAGLTNADGTDMPRLGKVLFVDGVAAVAGGAGSASSATTYVESSSGIADGGRTGLTSVVTGLLFFGALLLTPLVSLVPSEAAGPALVVVGALMIRQVKEIDLTDVGIAVPAFLTMTLMPFTYSITNGIGAGFISWVAIRVAQGKARTIHPLMWAVSVAFVIYFGINLVKAVTGVS, from the coding sequence ATGAGCGTGACTACGCAGGATCCTGCTGCCCCGGTCGAGTCGGCGGAACCCGCCGAGCGCGGCCGTCTCGACCGCTTCTTCGAGATCACCCGCCGTGGCTCGACGGTCAAGCGCGAGGTGCTCGCCGGAATCACCACCTTCGCGACGATGGCGTACATCGTCGTGCTCAACCCGCTGATCATCGGCACGGCCCCGGACGCCGACGGCAAGATCCTCGGCATGGGGGCGGTCGCCGGCGTCACCGCGCTGGTCGCCGCGGTCATGACGATCATGATGGGGATCGTCGGCCGGGTGCCGTTCGGTGTGGCGACCGGGCTCGGGCTCAACGCCTTCGTCGCGTACGCCGTCGCCTCCCAGATGAGCTGGGCCGAGGCGATGGGCCTGGTCGTCATCGAGGGTCTGATCATCACCGTGCTGGTGCTGACCGGCTTCCGGAAGGCCGTCTTCCGGGCCATCCCCGCCGAGCTGAAGGCGGCCATCGCCGCCGGTATCGGCCTGTTCATCGCGCTGATCGGCTTCGTCGACGGCGGTTTCGTCCGGGCCGGCAGCGGCGTGCCGCTACAGCTCGGCTCGGGCCCCAACGGCACGCTGCACGGTTGGCCCACGGTCGTCTTCCTGGTCGGCCTGCTGGTCACCGGCATCCTGGTCGCCCGCAAGGTGAAGGCCGGCGTCCTGATCGGCATCGTCGCCACCACCGTCCTCGCGGTGATCGTCAACGCCCTGGCCAAGCCGGGTGGGGCGGTCCTCGCCGACGGCAAGCCCAACCCGGACGGGTGGCGCCTCAACGTGCCGACCCTGCCGGACCCGCTCTGGCAGAAGCCCGACCTGCACCTGGTCGGCAACGTGTCGTTCGGCGCGTTCGCGAACGTCGGCCTGATGACCGCCCTGCTGCTGGTCTTCACCCTGGTGCTCGCCGACTTCTTCGACGTGATGGGCACGACCGTCGGCCTGGCCAAGCAGGCCGGCCTGACCAACGCGGACGGCACCGACATGCCCCGACTGGGCAAGGTGCTCTTCGTCGACGGTGTCGCCGCGGTCGCCGGTGGCGCGGGTAGCGCCTCCTCGGCCACCACCTACGTCGAGTCCTCCTCGGGCATCGCCGACGGTGGGCGTACCGGCCTGACCAGCGTGGTCACCGGTCTGCTCTTCTTCGGCGCGCTGCTGCTCACCCCGCTGGTGTCGCTGGTGCCGAGCGAGGCGGCCGGCCCGGCCCTGGTGGTCGTCGGCGCGCTGATGATCCGCCAGGTCAAGGAGATCGACCTCACCGACGTGGGCATCGCGGTCCCGGCGTTCCTGACCATGACGCTCATGCCGTTCACCTACTCCATCACCAACGGCATCGGCGCCGGCTTCATCAGCTGGGTGGCGATCCGGGTGGCGCAGGGCAAGGCCCGGACGATCCACCCGCTGATGTGGGCGGTCTCCGTCGCGTTCGTGATCTACTTCGGGATCAACCTGGTCAAGGCGGTTACCGGCGTCAGCTGA
- a CDS encoding SAM-dependent methyltransferase has product MQTTDDLAASRYARMRWNTPLSEEHAALLLQRLDIRPGVRVLDLGCGWGELLLRAVAAGGVSGATVTTGVGVDTDDAALARGRALAADRSLDRQVTFVEGEAAASRESGDRVLCVGASHAFGGTADALRALAESVRPGGRLLFGDAYWEQPPTAEAVEIFGEKMVPLADLIEQAHGLGWRVLHFSTADQREWDDFESTWRASRQEWLLQHPGDPRAADLQKELDDRLREYVGVYRGILGIGYFVLGRA; this is encoded by the coding sequence ATGCAGACGACTGACGACCTCGCAGCTTCCCGCTATGCGCGGATGCGATGGAACACCCCGTTGTCGGAGGAACATGCGGCGCTGCTTCTGCAGCGGCTCGACATCCGGCCGGGCGTGCGCGTGCTTGATCTCGGCTGCGGGTGGGGCGAGTTGCTGCTGCGGGCGGTTGCCGCCGGAGGAGTGAGCGGCGCAACCGTGACGACCGGCGTCGGTGTCGATACGGATGATGCCGCTCTCGCGAGGGGGCGGGCGCTGGCGGCTGACCGGTCGTTGGACAGGCAGGTCACCTTCGTGGAGGGGGAAGCGGCCGCCTCGCGGGAGTCAGGCGACCGCGTGCTGTGCGTTGGCGCCTCGCACGCCTTCGGCGGGACGGCCGATGCTCTCCGGGCGCTCGCCGAGTCCGTACGGCCTGGTGGCCGGCTCCTGTTCGGCGACGCGTACTGGGAGCAGCCACCAACGGCCGAGGCGGTAGAGATCTTCGGGGAGAAGATGGTGCCGCTCGCGGATCTCATCGAGCAGGCCCATGGGCTGGGCTGGCGAGTTCTGCACTTCAGCACCGCCGACCAGCGGGAGTGGGACGACTTCGAGTCCACCTGGCGCGCGAGCCGGCAGGAATGGCTGCTGCAACACCCGGGAGACCCTCGCGCGGCGGACCTTCAGAAGGAACTCGATGACCGGCTACGCGAATACGTCGGCGTCTATCGCGGCATTCTGGGAATTGGGTACTTCGTCCTCGGTCGTGCCTGA
- a CDS encoding peroxiredoxin: MPIEVGAEAPDFVLKDQNNQEVRLSDFRGRRTVLLVFYPLAFTGICQGELCEVRDNLNEYVNDDVQVLTVSVDSVYSHKIWADREGYEFPMLADFWPHGAVAQAYGVFNDVAGIANRGTFVIDKAGVVRFAEMNLPGEARDQQGWRKALAEAAA; the protein is encoded by the coding sequence ATGCCGATCGAGGTTGGCGCCGAGGCGCCGGACTTCGTGCTCAAGGACCAGAACAACCAGGAGGTCCGGCTCTCCGACTTCCGCGGCAGGCGCACCGTGCTCCTGGTGTTCTACCCGCTCGCCTTCACCGGCATCTGCCAGGGCGAGCTCTGCGAGGTGCGGGACAACCTCAACGAGTACGTCAACGACGACGTCCAGGTGCTGACCGTCAGCGTCGACTCGGTGTACTCCCACAAGATCTGGGCCGACCGTGAGGGCTACGAGTTCCCGATGCTGGCCGACTTCTGGCCGCACGGCGCGGTGGCCCAGGCGTACGGCGTCTTCAACGACGTCGCGGGCATCGCCAACCGGGGCACCTTCGTCATCGACAAGGCCGGCGTGGTCCGGTTCGCCGAGATGAACCTGCCCGGCGAGGCCCGGGACCAGCAGGGCTGGCGCAAGGCCCTGGCCGAAGCCGCCGCCTGA
- a CDS encoding DUF3052 domain-containing protein, translating into MSATAGQAADGVRSLADRFGIEPGMVVMEMGYDDDVDQDLRDALTDRCGELVDEDTDEVVDAVLVWYRDGDGDLFELLVDALGPLADNGVVWLLTPKAGRDGHVEPSEVAESAQTAGLQQTSTINAGRDWSGARLVLRRGSKSRK; encoded by the coding sequence GTGAGCGCGACCGCTGGTCAGGCCGCCGACGGGGTACGCAGCCTGGCGGACCGGTTCGGGATCGAGCCGGGGATGGTCGTCATGGAGATGGGCTACGACGACGACGTCGACCAGGATCTCCGGGACGCCCTGACCGACCGCTGTGGAGAGCTGGTCGACGAGGACACCGACGAGGTGGTCGACGCGGTTCTCGTCTGGTACCGAGACGGCGACGGTGACCTCTTCGAGCTCCTCGTTGACGCACTCGGGCCGCTGGCCGACAACGGGGTGGTCTGGCTCCTGACGCCCAAGGCCGGCCGGGACGGTCACGTCGAGCCGAGCGAGGTCGCGGAGAGCGCCCAGACCGCCGGCCTCCAGCAGACCTCGACGATCAACGCGGGTCGGGACTGGAGCGGTGCCCGGCTCGTGCTCCGGCGCGGGTCGAAGAGCCGCAAGTAA
- a CDS encoding thiamine pyrophosphate-dependent enzyme, with protein MLSDVTTPQDLDDRFREALGALGGPDQRRDLAEWLPDGGPLTGAQALALFDAQATSRLLDLAARWLRGFGEGYYTIGSAGHEGNAAVAAALRPTDPALLHYRSGGFYCVRAAQAAGDFPTAPPSGRPAAGDDAGPEAAAPGTADPDRPPPTSTAHPSPDASPSPTAGSTSGADASPPAGPSSAVGPSAELGGDVPVEVPPNAGALPARSGEAPDVPDSVPPAAGSGAGPALPAVDPDDGYAQAARDVLRGVVASAREPIAGGRHKVFGHPDLAVIPTTSTIASHLPRAVGMGLALERLRRVGGGRRPGAVTPESGGDTATAPWPSDAIVVCSFGDASVNHATATAAFNTAGWYDHTGLRIPVLFVCEDNGLGISVRSPQGWVEATLRARPGIRYFAADGTDPVETYRVAEQAAGWVRRHRRPAVLHLTTVRLMGHAEADAETAYRSPAEIGADLARDPLLATARLLVTAGHATGEELLARYDERGWQLRRIAEEVLDEPKLASPAEVVAELAPRRPARVSRAVADAAARAAGPNAGARAEAFGGKPPELAGPLTLAQSINAALADGMLDHPGMAVFGEDVAAKGGVYGVTKGLRDRFGAARVFDTLLDETSILGLGLGAGVAGMLPVPEIQYLAYLHNAEDQLRGEAATMRFFSQGAYRNPMVVRVAGLAYQEGFGGHFHNDNSVAVLRDVPGLVIAVPARPDDAAPMLRTCLAAAAVDGSVCAFLEPIALYHTRDLYADGDGEWLGEYAEPGAWAARHVPVGRARVYGVGSAEDLTIITFGNGVRMSLRAAATLADEGIGSRVVDLRWLAPLPVADIVRESSATGRVLIVDETRRSGGVGEGVIAALVDGGYVGAARRVAGLDCFVPLGPAARQVLVSEEAITQGARTLLAR; from the coding sequence ATGCTGTCCGACGTGACCACCCCGCAAGATCTCGACGACCGGTTCCGGGAGGCTCTGGGCGCGCTCGGCGGGCCGGACCAGCGCCGTGACCTGGCCGAGTGGCTGCCCGACGGTGGACCGCTGACCGGAGCGCAGGCACTGGCCCTCTTCGACGCTCAGGCGACCAGCCGGCTGCTGGACCTCGCCGCCCGGTGGCTACGCGGCTTCGGGGAGGGCTACTACACGATCGGCTCGGCGGGCCACGAAGGCAACGCGGCCGTCGCCGCCGCCCTGCGGCCGACCGACCCCGCCCTGCTGCACTACCGGTCCGGTGGCTTCTACTGTGTCCGTGCCGCCCAGGCGGCGGGGGACTTTCCGACCGCGCCCCCGAGCGGGCGGCCGGCCGCCGGCGACGACGCCGGACCCGAGGCGGCGGCCCCGGGCACCGCCGACCCCGACCGCCCGCCGCCGACCTCCACCGCTCACCCGTCGCCGGACGCGAGCCCGTCCCCGACCGCCGGCTCGACCTCGGGCGCTGACGCCTCCCCGCCCGCCGGCCCGTCGTCAGCCGTCGGCCCGTCCGCCGAATTGGGCGGGGACGTGCCCGTCGAGGTCCCGCCCAACGCCGGTGCCCTGCCCGCCCGGTCCGGCGAGGCTCCGGACGTTCCCGACTCGGTGCCCCCGGCGGCCGGCAGCGGGGCCGGTCCGGCGCTGCCCGCAGTGGATCCCGATGACGGGTACGCGCAGGCGGCGCGGGACGTGCTGCGCGGCGTGGTCGCCTCGGCGCGGGAGCCGATCGCCGGAGGGCGGCACAAGGTGTTCGGCCATCCCGACCTGGCGGTCATCCCGACGACCTCCACCATCGCGTCCCACCTGCCCCGAGCGGTCGGCATGGGGCTCGCCCTGGAACGGCTGCGCCGGGTCGGTGGCGGCCGGCGGCCCGGCGCGGTGACGCCCGAGTCCGGCGGGGACACCGCCACCGCCCCGTGGCCGTCGGACGCGATCGTGGTCTGCTCGTTCGGGGACGCCTCGGTCAACCACGCCACCGCCACCGCCGCGTTCAACACCGCCGGCTGGTACGACCACACCGGGCTGCGTATCCCGGTCCTGTTCGTGTGCGAGGACAACGGCCTCGGCATCAGCGTGCGCTCGCCGCAGGGCTGGGTCGAGGCGACGTTGCGGGCCAGGCCGGGGATCCGGTATTTCGCCGCCGACGGCACCGACCCCGTCGAGACGTACCGGGTGGCGGAGCAGGCGGCGGGCTGGGTGCGCCGGCACCGCCGGCCGGCGGTGCTGCACCTGACCACCGTACGGCTGATGGGTCACGCCGAGGCCGACGCGGAGACCGCGTACCGGAGCCCGGCCGAGATCGGCGCGGACCTGGCGCGTGACCCGTTGCTGGCCACGGCGCGGCTGCTGGTGACGGCGGGCCACGCCACCGGCGAGGAACTGCTGGCCCGGTACGACGAACGCGGCTGGCAGCTCCGCCGGATCGCCGAGGAGGTGCTCGACGAGCCGAAACTGGCGTCCCCGGCCGAGGTGGTGGCGGAGCTGGCCCCACGCCGACCGGCCCGGGTCTCCCGGGCGGTGGCCGACGCGGCGGCCCGCGCGGCCGGGCCGAACGCGGGCGCCCGGGCCGAGGCGTTCGGCGGCAAGCCGCCGGAGCTGGCTGGGCCGCTGACCCTGGCGCAGAGCATCAACGCGGCGCTCGCCGACGGGATGCTGGACCACCCGGGGATGGCCGTCTTCGGCGAGGACGTCGCCGCCAAGGGCGGGGTGTACGGGGTGACCAAGGGGCTGCGGGACAGGTTCGGGGCGGCCCGGGTCTTCGACACGCTGCTCGACGAGACCTCGATCCTCGGGCTCGGGCTGGGCGCGGGCGTCGCCGGGATGCTGCCGGTGCCGGAGATCCAGTATCTGGCGTACCTGCACAACGCCGAGGACCAGCTCCGGGGCGAGGCCGCCACCATGCGGTTCTTCTCGCAGGGGGCGTACCGGAACCCGATGGTGGTCCGGGTGGCCGGGCTGGCCTACCAGGAGGGGTTCGGCGGGCACTTCCACAACGACAACTCGGTGGCCGTACTCCGGGACGTGCCGGGGCTGGTGATCGCGGTGCCGGCGCGGCCGGACGACGCCGCGCCGATGCTGCGGACGTGCCTGGCCGCCGCGGCGGTGGACGGGAGCGTCTGCGCGTTCCTGGAGCCGATCGCGCTCTACCACACCCGGGACCTCTACGCGGACGGCGACGGCGAATGGCTGGGCGAGTACGCCGAGCCGGGCGCCTGGGCCGCACGCCACGTGCCGGTCGGCCGGGCCCGGGTGTACGGGGTCGGCTCCGCCGAGGATCTCACCATCATCACCTTCGGCAACGGGGTGCGGATGTCGCTGCGGGCCGCGGCCACCCTCGCCGACGAGGGGATCGGCAGCCGGGTGGTGGACCTGCGCTGGCTCGCCCCGCTGCCGGTGGCCGACATCGTCCGGGAGTCCTCGGCCACCGGCCGGGTGCTGATCGTGGACGAGACCCGTCGGTCGGGCGGGGTGGGAGAGGGAGTGATCGCCGCGCTGGTGGACGGCGGATACGTCGGGGCGGCGCGAAGAGTTGCCGGCCTTGACTGTTTTGTACCATTAGGTCCGGCGGCGCGGCAGGTTCTGGTCTCCGAGGAAGCCATTACCCAGGGTGCCCGCACGCTGCTGGCACGGTAA
- a CDS encoding MarR family winged helix-turn-helix transcriptional regulator, whose protein sequence is MAHSTVPAVGPDVDDRTGLAGDTVRRILHIAAAIRHHQDEEIAGLGLTPAAARALHALDPDRPLPARDLAEQLGCDRSNVTALVDRLEQAGLVERRVDPADRRQKTLVVTGAGRRVRDQVRQVMSDSRLLGGLTTGELATLRELVWKVSDGGCPESCGED, encoded by the coding sequence ATGGCGCACTCCACCGTTCCCGCCGTCGGCCCCGACGTGGATGACCGCACCGGCCTGGCCGGGGACACCGTGCGCCGGATCCTGCACATCGCCGCCGCGATTCGACACCACCAGGACGAGGAGATCGCCGGGCTGGGGCTCACCCCGGCCGCGGCCCGGGCCCTGCACGCGCTCGACCCCGACCGCCCGCTGCCCGCCCGGGATCTCGCCGAGCAACTCGGCTGCGACCGGTCCAACGTCACCGCGCTGGTCGATCGGCTGGAGCAGGCGGGGCTGGTCGAACGGCGGGTCGACCCGGCCGACCGGCGGCAGAAGACGCTGGTGGTGACCGGGGCCGGCCGGCGCGTACGGGACCAGGTGCGGCAGGTGATGTCGGACTCCCGGCTCCTCGGCGGCCTCACCACCGGAGAGCTGGCCACGCTGCGGGAGCTGGTCTGGAAGGTCTCCGACGGCGGCTGCCCGGAGTCGTGCGGCGAGGATTAG
- a CDS encoding secondary thiamine-phosphate synthase enzyme YjbQ codes for MRTDVITVHTGSRPSVRDITAEAERFVSGQGDGLLHVFVPHATAGLAIIETGSGSDTDLLRALDELLPADDRWRHRHGSPGHGRDHVLPAFVPPYATVPVLDGRLGLGTWQSICLVDTNGDNPTRTVRFSFLRG; via the coding sequence GTGCGCACCGACGTGATCACCGTCCACACCGGGTCCCGGCCGTCCGTCCGGGACATCACCGCCGAGGCCGAGCGGTTCGTCTCCGGCCAGGGCGACGGCCTGCTGCACGTGTTCGTGCCGCACGCCACCGCCGGCCTGGCGATCATCGAGACCGGCTCGGGTTCCGACACCGACCTGCTGCGCGCGCTCGACGAACTGCTCCCCGCCGACGACCGCTGGCGGCACCGGCACGGCTCACCCGGGCACGGCCGGGACCACGTCCTGCCCGCGTTCGTCCCGCCGTACGCGACCGTGCCGGTGCTCGACGGGCGGCTGGGGCTGGGCACCTGGCAGTCGATCTGTCTGGTCGACACCAATGGCGACAACCCCACCCGTACGGTCCGCTTCTCGTTCCTCCGGGGCTGA
- the aceE gene encoding pyruvate dehydrogenase (acetyl-transferring), homodimeric type yields MATERKRPVITAGLPSQLPDIDPEETSEWVESLDGVIDERGTKRARYVMLRLLERARERQVGVPSLTTTDYINTIPPEREPWFPGDEHIERRIRAYIRWNAAMLVHRAQRPEIGVGGHISTFASSASLYEVGFNHFFRGKDHPGGGDHIFYQGHASPGMYARAFMEGRLSADQLDGFRQELSHPGGGLPSYPHPRLMPDFWEFPTVSMGLGPINAVYQARFNRYLHHRGIKDTSQQHVWAFLGDGEMDEVESLGAIGVAAREELDNLTFVINCNLQRLDGPVRGNGKVMQELEAFFRGAGWNVIKVVWGREWDPLLAADTDGALVNLMNTTPDGDYQTYKAESGAYVREHFFGRDPRTRKMVEHLSDDEIWNLKRGGHDYRKLYAAYKAAMEHTGQPTVILAKTIKGWTLGSHFEARNATHQMKKLTLEDLKLFRDRLYLDIPDKQLEENPYLPPYFHPGEKSEEIEYLHERRRQLGGYLPTRRTQHKTLQIPGTERFSDVKRGSGKQKVATTMAFVRLLKDVMKDKEFGKRWVPIIPDEARTFGMDSLFPTAKIYSPHGQRYTSVDRDLFLSYKEATGGQILHEGINEAGSVASFTAAGTSYATHGEPMIPMYIFYSMFGFQRTADGLWAAADQMARGFLLGATAGRTTLNGEGLQHEDGHSLLIAATNPAVVAYDPAFAYEIAHIVENGLHRMYGEAQENIFYYLTVYNEPIFQPAEPQGVDVEGILKGIYRYSPAPQLGADAPKANLLASGTGMQWALKAQQQLAEDWGVAADVWSVTSWTELRRDAVECEEHNLLNPGAEQRVPYVARKLADAEGPKVAVSDWMRAVPDLIARWVPGDYTSLGTDGFGMSDTRHALRRHFHVDAESVTVAALRQLALRGAVPAHVPAEAAKKYALEDVNAAPVGETGGDS; encoded by the coding sequence GTGGCTACGGAACGCAAGCGCCCGGTGATCACCGCTGGTCTGCCGAGCCAGCTTCCGGACATCGACCCTGAAGAGACCAGCGAATGGGTCGAGTCGCTCGACGGTGTCATCGACGAGCGCGGGACAAAGCGCGCCCGCTACGTCATGCTGCGCCTGCTGGAGCGGGCCCGAGAGCGCCAGGTCGGGGTGCCGTCCCTGACCACCACCGACTACATCAACACCATCCCGCCGGAGCGCGAGCCGTGGTTCCCCGGCGACGAGCACATCGAGCGGCGGATCCGGGCGTACATCCGGTGGAACGCCGCCATGCTGGTGCACCGGGCGCAGCGTCCGGAGATCGGCGTGGGCGGGCACATCTCCACCTTCGCCAGCTCCGCGTCCCTCTACGAGGTGGGCTTCAACCACTTCTTCCGGGGCAAGGACCACCCGGGCGGCGGCGACCACATCTTCTACCAGGGCCACGCCTCTCCCGGCATGTACGCGCGGGCCTTCATGGAGGGCCGGCTCAGCGCCGACCAGCTCGACGGCTTCCGCCAGGAGCTGTCGCACCCGGGCGGCGGGCTTCCTTCCTACCCGCACCCGCGGTTGATGCCGGACTTCTGGGAGTTCCCCACCGTCTCGATGGGCCTCGGGCCGATCAACGCGGTCTACCAGGCCCGATTCAACCGCTATCTGCACCACCGGGGCATCAAGGACACCTCCCAGCAGCACGTCTGGGCGTTCCTCGGCGACGGTGAGATGGACGAGGTCGAGTCGCTCGGCGCGATCGGCGTGGCCGCCCGCGAGGAGCTGGACAACCTCACCTTCGTGATCAACTGCAACCTGCAGCGGCTGGACGGCCCGGTCCGGGGCAACGGCAAGGTCATGCAGGAGCTGGAGGCGTTCTTCCGGGGCGCCGGCTGGAACGTGATCAAGGTGGTCTGGGGCCGGGAGTGGGACCCGCTGCTCGCGGCGGACACCGACGGCGCCCTGGTGAACCTGATGAACACCACGCCCGACGGCGACTACCAGACCTACAAGGCGGAGTCCGGGGCGTACGTCCGGGAGCACTTCTTCGGCCGCGACCCGCGCACCCGCAAGATGGTCGAGCACCTCAGCGACGACGAGATCTGGAACCTCAAGCGGGGTGGCCACGACTATCGCAAGCTCTACGCGGCCTACAAGGCGGCGATGGAGCACACCGGCCAGCCGACGGTGATCCTGGCCAAGACCATCAAGGGCTGGACGCTGGGCTCGCACTTCGAGGCCCGCAACGCCACCCACCAGATGAAGAAGCTGACGCTGGAGGACCTGAAGCTCTTCCGCGACCGGCTCTACCTGGACATCCCGGACAAGCAGCTGGAGGAGAACCCGTACCTCCCGCCGTACTTCCACCCGGGCGAGAAGTCCGAGGAGATCGAATACCTGCACGAGCGGCGCCGGCAGCTCGGCGGCTACCTGCCGACCCGGCGGACGCAGCACAAGACGCTGCAGATCCCGGGCACCGAGCGGTTCTCCGACGTCAAGCGCGGCTCGGGCAAGCAGAAGGTGGCGACCACCATGGCCTTCGTCCGCCTGCTCAAGGACGTGATGAAGGACAAGGAGTTCGGCAAGCGCTGGGTGCCGATCATCCCGGACGAGGCCCGTACCTTCGGCATGGACTCGCTCTTCCCGACCGCGAAGATCTACTCGCCGCACGGCCAGCGGTACACCTCGGTGGACCGGGACCTGTTCCTGTCCTACAAGGAGGCCACCGGCGGCCAGATCCTGCACGAGGGGATCAACGAGGCCGGTTCGGTCGCCTCGTTCACCGCCGCCGGCACCTCGTACGCCACCCACGGCGAGCCGATGATCCCGATGTACATCTTCTACTCGATGTTCGGGTTCCAGCGGACCGCCGACGGGCTGTGGGCCGCGGCCGACCAGATGGCGCGGGGCTTCCTGCTCGGCGCGACCGCCGGCCGGACCACGCTCAACGGTGAGGGCCTCCAGCACGAGGACGGCCACTCGCTGCTGATCGCCGCCACCAACCCGGCGGTGGTCGCGTACGACCCGGCGTTCGCGTACGAGATCGCGCACATCGTGGAGAACGGCCTGCACCGGATGTACGGCGAGGCGCAGGAAAACATCTTCTACTACCTCACCGTCTACAACGAGCCGATCTTCCAGCCGGCCGAGCCGCAGGGCGTGGACGTCGAGGGCATCCTCAAGGGCATCTACCGCTACTCCCCCGCCCCTCAGCTCGGCGCCGACGCGCCGAAGGCGAACCTGCTGGCCTCCGGCACGGGCATGCAGTGGGCGCTCAAGGCGCAGCAGCAGCTCGCCGAGGACTGGGGCGTGGCCGCAGACGTCTGGTCGGTGACCTCCTGGACCGAGCTGCGCCGCGACGCGGTGGAGTGCGAGGAGCACAACCTGCTCAACCCGGGCGCCGAGCAGCGGGTGCCGTACGTGGCGCGGAAGCTGGCCGACGCCGAGGGGCCGAAGGTCGCGGTCAGCGACTGGATGCGCGCGGTGCCGGACCTGATCGCCCGCTGGGTGCCCGGCGACTACACCTCGCTCGGCACCGACGGCTTCGGCATGTCGGACACCCGGCACGCGCTGCGTCGGCACTTCCACGTGGACGCCGAGTCGGTGACCGTCGCGGCGCTGCGCCAGCTCGCCCTTCGCGGCGCGGTGCCGGCCCACGTGCCGGCCGAGGCCGCCAAGAAGTACGCGCTGGAGGACGTCAACGCGGCCCCGGTCGGCGAGACCGGCGGCGACAGCTGA
- a CDS encoding SRPBCC family protein → MILVERSAHVMAPVEAVWDVVQRAEQLPAWLAGVRAAEVLSGEGFGRRQRVQAGRGAAHEAEVIAYQEPTLIGWRERARGAGARAEARTEIYVQLTPDEEEGGTIVRLIVVRWPAGPVKAALLRLGLRRVGADLEDSLARLTDLAAVG, encoded by the coding sequence ATGATCCTCGTGGAACGCAGTGCGCACGTGATGGCGCCGGTGGAAGCGGTCTGGGACGTGGTGCAGCGGGCCGAGCAGTTGCCGGCCTGGCTGGCGGGGGTCCGTGCGGCCGAGGTCCTCTCCGGAGAGGGGTTCGGCCGGCGACAACGGGTCCAGGCCGGGCGCGGCGCGGCGCACGAGGCCGAGGTGATCGCCTATCAGGAGCCGACCCTGATCGGGTGGCGTGAGCGGGCCAGGGGCGCCGGTGCCCGGGCCGAGGCGCGCACCGAGATCTACGTACAGCTGACCCCGGACGAGGAGGAAGGCGGGACGATCGTGCGGCTCATCGTCGTACGGTGGCCCGCCGGGCCGGTCAAGGCCGCTCTGCTCCGGCTCGGCCTGCGGCGGGTCGGCGCCGACCTGGAGGACTCGCTGGCCCGGCTGACCGACCTGGCCGCCGTCGGCTGA